The following proteins are encoded in a genomic region of Etheostoma spectabile isolate EspeVRDwgs_2016 unplaced genomic scaffold, UIUC_Espe_1.0 scaffold00018975, whole genome shotgun sequence:
- the LOC116683401 gene encoding gap junction delta-2 protein, translating to MGEWTILERLLEAAVQQHSTMIGRILLTVVVIFRILIVAIVGETVYDDEQTMFVCNTLQPGCNQACYDKAFPISHIRYWVFQIIMVCTPSLCFITYSVHQSAKQKERRYSTVYLTLDKDQDSLKRDESKKIKNTIINGVLQNTENSTKEAEPDCLEVKEIPNSAMRTTKSKLRRQEGISRFYIIQVVFRNALEIGFLVGQYFLYGFNVPSVYECDRYPCIKDVECYVSRPTEKTVFLVFMFAVSGFCVVLNLAELNHLGWRKIKTAVRGVQARRKSIYEIRNKDLPRMSVPNFGRTQSSDSAYV from the exons ATGGGGGAATGGACTATACTAGAGAGGCTCCTGGAGGCTGCTGTCCAGCAGCACTCTACTATGATAGGAAG GATCCTACTAACAGTGGTGGTCATCTTCCGGATTCTAATCGTAGCAATAGTTGGAGAGACTGTCTATGATGACGAGCAGACCATGTTTGTTTGTAACACCTTACAACCGGGCTGCAACCAGGCATGCTACGACAAAGCATTTCCCATTTCACACATTAGATATTGGGTGTTTCAAATCATCATGGTGTGCACCCCGAGTCTTTGTTTTATCACGTACTCGGTGCATCAGTCGGCCAAGCAGAAGGAGCGGCGGTATTCAACAGTCTATCTGACACTAGATAAGGATCAAGATTCACTGAAGCGAGACGAGAGCAAAAAGATAAAGAACACCATTATTAATGGAGTACTTCAGAACACAGAGAACTCCACCAAAGAAGCCGAGCCGGActgtttagaagtcaaagagatcCCTAATTCGGCAATGAGAACTACAAAGTCCAAATTGAGGCGACAAGAGGGCATCTCCAGGTTTTACATCATCCAGGTGGTTTTCAGAAACGCACTGGAAATAGGCTTTTTGGTGGGTCAGTATTTCTTGTATGGATTCAACGTCCCGTCGGTGTACGAATGTGATCGCTACCCCTGCATAAAAGATGTCGAGTGCTACGTCTCCAGACCCACGGAGAAGACAGTGTTCCTGGTCTTCATGTTCGCCGTCAGTGGGTTTTGTGTGGTGCTGAACCTGGCAGAACTCAATCATTTGGGGTGGAGGAAAATCAAAACGGCCGTGCGAGGTGTGCAGGCTCGGCGGAAGTCCATTTATGAAATCAGAAATAAGGACTTGCCTAGGATGAGTGTGCCTAATTTTGGCCGCACTCAGTCCAGTGACTCTGCTTATGTGTAA